From the Gemmatimonadaceae bacterium genome, the window GCTGCTGATTCAGACGGCGATACTCTCGATGGTTTTCATGTTCATGATCCTGATCGGGCGCGCGAGCGTGTCCTTCGTTCCGGCGCGAGAGTACGAGCTGTTCGTGGACTCTGTGAAGCGCGTCTGGGAAAAACGTGCGCTAGCTCGGGTATTGTAGGGGCGGCAGGGAGATCAGCGCTTGACCAGATCCGAGTAGCTCGGGTGCGAGCGAATGTATGCCGCGATGAATGGGCAGCTCGGCACTACCTCGAGGCCTTCTTCCCTGGCGTAGTCGAGCGCGTGCTTCGCGAGCGCGCTTCCTATCCCTCGTCCCTCGAGGGGGGGCGGTACTTCGGTGTGAGCCAGCCAGATCCTGTTGTTGCGCCGGCGGTACTCGACGAAAGCGATGCGTCCTTCGATCTCCGTTTCGAAACGCGATCGTTCCGGCTGCTGCGTGATGTGGAGCTCGGGAGTCGCGTCCCTTGGCTCTTCAGCTTCGACAGGCTCACGCTCCAGCGCGGCGCGATCCCATCCGCCGGCATTTGCGCCCGCTTCGTACGTGGTCTGTAGGAACTGCAGCAGCGTTGTCTCGGGGAACGCCGCCGTGCGCACTGCCTCGTACGGCAGTATGAATTCCCTCATTTCAGTATGGTAACGCGCCTCCTCGGGCTCGAGAGTCGCTTCGGAAAATCCTGCCGGCTCGGGGTAGGCGTAAGCGTAATAGACAGGCTCATCGACGCCGAACAAACCTCCCGGCCAGAACCCGGCGCTCACCATCTCCTGCGAGTAGCCTTCGCGCATCACCCACGCCGGAACATTCAGCACCGGTCCTGAGAACGTCGGCCCCGGGCGACCGGAGAATCTGGTGAGCGCGAGATCAAAGCCTCCCCAGAAGAAGTGCGCCGGACTCGTTTTTCCGACGAAGCGTGAGCGAAAATCACTGAAAACGCGCATCGATCCTATCAGGATGCGCCAGACACGATTCGCGTACTCGGGATCGTAGGACGCGTGCTTCTCATCCTCCGGGAAGGGAGTCACGTCCTCGACCTCGACCGGGACGGGATAAATGACCAGGTCGATGCCGACTGACTTGAAGGCGTCGAGATACTCCCGATAGAAGGTCGCGACACTCTTCGGCGCGAGGGAAATGCGCGCATTCTGCCGCTCGGAGGTTCGAACCTCGAGTGCGTGATCGACGAAATCGACCTCGACCTCAAGCGCCAGCCTGTCGGTGTAGATCGTTGACGTCGTCATGCCGCGCGGTGTCAAATACAATGTCGTGTTCCACCAGTGATTAACGAGCGGCGTGAGCGCGAGACGTGTCTTGCCGACCATCTGCAGCCACCGCTGGAGCGTGGCGTAGGTG encodes:
- a CDS encoding DUF5996 family protein, whose product is MDSEGIPPYSPQMTAERWPALPLAEWRDTYATLQRWLQMVGKTRLALTPLVNHWWNTTLYLTPRGMTTSTIYTDRLALEVEVDFVDHALEVRTSERQNARISLAPKSVATFYREYLDAFKSVGIDLVIYPVPVEVEDVTPFPEDEKHASYDPEYANRVWRILIGSMRVFSDFRSRFVGKTSPAHFFWGGFDLALTRFSGRPGPTFSGPVLNVPAWVMREGYSQEMVSAGFWPGGLFGVDEPVYYAYAYPEPAGFSEATLEPEEARYHTEMREFILPYEAVRTAAFPETTLLQFLQTTYEAGANAGGWDRAALEREPVEAEEPRDATPELHITQQPERSRFETEIEGRIAFVEYRRRNNRIWLAHTEVPPPLEGRGIGSALAKHALDYAREEGLEVVPSCPFIAAYIRSHPSYSDLVKR